The genome window TCGGCCTTTCATTCGCATCAGAGCGCTATGCAGGGAGTGCTCCGATCGTCCCTTGGCTACCTCGAATATCCGATGCTTCTGCAGGTCACAGAAGGTCGTTGCGTATCCCTGCTTCTTGGTGAAGAAGTGTTCATCAATACCCAGAACCGTCGGGCACAACCGGCTGGAAAACATCTTCTCTTTAAGCTCCAGATGGTCATGAAACCACCGCTCGACAGTAGCGGATCCGATCCGCCGGGTGCGGTGCAGCTGTTGCTGGCTGATGCCGTCACGGTGATCCATAAAGATCTCCTGACGGAACATCTCGGTACTGCGCCGGTACGGCAGCAGGCCGGGCACTCGGGCCCTAAAATAGCGTCTGCAGTCTTCGCAGCGATATTTACGCAGCGTCAAGTACAGCCAGGTGTTTTTCGTTCCAATGCTTTCATGACGCAGCTTCCGTACAAATCGATCCTTAGTGCGCAGCTGCTCTGAACTGCATTGCGGACAGGCCACCGGGCCAACGTACTCGGCATGAATCATCACGCCACCGTGGCGGACTACGGAATGAACCTTGATGCCGGGGCCGACCAGGTCTATCTTCTCTTGGGGCATAGCGATCTCCTTTTTATTCCAACTGCTACCTTAGCAGTCAGGGATCGCCCTTGCCCCCGTCTTTGAGGAAGAGCCCGCCGTCTTGATATGGGATCCTTCCGGTAATGCTGTTGCTTTGGTTGAAAAGCGCCATATCCGGGCGATCTCATCGCGCCATGAACTCAGTGTGCCCCCCCCCAGCGTGAGCAACGGATCGAACGAGTTGAGAACTCACTGCCCAGCAGGCGGAAAGCCAACAGTTTTGCATTTTCTGTTATTTTTGATTCGAGTCGTGAGCGGCGCGATTACCGCATGTGCGCAATGCAGTCGTGATCTGCTTGCCGCTCACTTCACTTTTCAGCCAACGCGTTGACTCATAAATAAATGACACCGTAGCGGGCTGTTTCAGATCCGTTGAACTGCATGGTTAAGTACCTGTTGGTTGAAGTGGTGTCAAGGAACGGGAGGCAGTCGGGAGCCCCGGGGCTCCCGACTGCGGCGAGCCCGCCGCCGGTTTCATTTTTTCTATTTTCTTTAGTCGTCGCTGGATGCGCTGCTCCAGTTCGAATGGGTCGAGCGATTCATATTGTTCCTGTAGCACCTTCTCCTGCTTGTCCGAGAGGATTCCTGACGCTTTGAGGCGTTGGAAGGGGGGCGCCGGCGTATCGTATGTTTTTATATATCGGCTCTTCTGCCTCATTTTGCTCTTTAGCTTCAGCGATGGCTTGAAGAAGTTGTTCAGCTGTTCCCATTCCTGATAGAGCCGATTTAGCTCTTTAAGCATGGCCGGGTTATCAAGACGGTCATAGCCGAGTAGTTCGCGCACATGGGGCCAGTTTTTCTGCTCAACATGCGCGTTGTCATTTTTACGATACGGACGGGAGCGCGTGAAGTGAACGGGCTGTTCGCGGTGCAGAAAATAACGGGTCAGATGATGATTAAGGAACTCGCTTTCATTGTCGCAGTCGAAGCCCGGGATCTTAAACGGCAGGCTGAGTTCAACATCCTGAGTCTGGTTGCGAACACCTTCGTAACCCTTGTTCCAGACCGCTCGTAATGCAGTCCAGCCGGTCTTTATGTCGGTGTAGGTAACTGACCAGATAAACTCACCGCTCATTGATCCGCCGCAATGCGCAACGGTGTCGGCTTCGAGATAGCCGGGTCGATCAATGTCCTCGTTGGAGGTTCGGATCGGGATTTGATTTTTCAGCAATGTGCCGGGCTTTGTGCCCGTGTTGCATTTGCGTCGTTGCTGAGCTTTGTATGGCTTAAGCAATCGGTCGATACTGGCCTGACTAATCTGCAGCAGTTTTTTTCGGCACCCGACTGCCAGATCCCCATGGTGCTTCTTATAGTGGTTGAGCCAAAGCGGTAGCGCCTGCTTCAAGCGCTTTGAGCACATCTGCCCGGATTTTAGCCATAGCCTCTTCAGGGCCTTTGTCAGTTCAGGATCATCATATTCGCTCTTGCGCCCGCGCTTCTTTTTTGACGGCTGTTTGCTCCGGCCCAACAGCTTAATAGCATACTTCCGGTCGTAGCCGCACACCTCGCACACTTCATCGAGCAGGCGGGTTTTATACGCTTTTGCAACCCGGCAATAACGCCGCCTCTGAACCTCAATATATTCCTGTTTTGATTCGCAACTCATCTTCTGCATCCCCCGTTTTTCACGGTGTCATTAATTATGAGTCAACGAATCCGTTGAGCCCGCGTCCGGTCGGGCGCTACGGTATCATTTAATTTGAGTCAATTCGCAAATCAAAGTGGTGTGTGTTCTCCTTGTCATGTTAGTTGCGGGGCGTTATGTTGGTGACCATGATTACAGCACGTCTGAAATGGATTGTTGGCGCCGTTTTATTTGCGATATTTTCGGGGTTTTCCCAGCTGGAAATTGAGCCGTGGGCGGCGACCGACGGGCTGGGGCGCGAGCTGCCGGGGTACAGGGAGTGCGGCCGACCTCGTGACGATAAGTTTGTCGGCATTTTCTATTTTCTCTGGCTGGGCGGCCACGAGCAGGCCGGGCCGCATGATATCACAAAAATTTTGCAGCAGCCGGAGGGCGGGCGGCAGTGGGGGAAAAAGAACTTGTTCCACTGGTGGGGCGAGCCGCGCTTCGGTTACTACCTGATGGATGACGAATGGGTGATTGCCAAGCATGCGCAGATGCTGGCGGACGCCGGGGTCGATGTGGTGATTTTTGATGTGACCAACGGCTACACCTACAAGGATCATTATCTCAAGCTGTGCGAGGTATATTCCAATATCCGCTCCAAAGGCGGCAAAACGCCGCAGGTTTCTTTTTTGTTCAATTCCAATCACGTCAAAACCACACGCGAGGTGTATGACGATTTCTACAAGCCGGGCCTGTACCGGGAGCTCTGGTTCGAGTGGAAAGGTAAGCCGCTCCTGATGACCAACCCGACGGAGCTGCCGGAGGTGATTCTCGACTTTTTTACCATCCGCCGTTCGTGGGCGTGGTGCAAGGGTCCCGGCTCCGACTGGTTTGAAGACGGTAAAGACAAATGGGCATGGATCGATCGGTCGCCGCAGACTTACGGTTGGCACGAAGATGATGACGAACCGGAGTATGTTCCGGTGTCTGCCGCCGCCCACCCGGTCAATCGCACCGGCCGCAGCCACAAAAACGGCAAGCAGCCGTATCCCGAACAGCAGAATTCAATGGTTGGAACCTATTTCCAGGAGCAGTGGGACCGGGCGCTTGAAATTGATCCTGAGTTTGTTTTTATCACCGGTTGGAACGAATGGGTTGCCCAGCGTTTGGCGTATGGCGGCAAACAGTCACGCGCCTATGCCAACACAACGGTCGAGCCGGGCGGCTATTGGTTTATCGACCAGTACTCGATCGAATACAGCCGCGACTGCGAACCGATGCGTGGCGGGTTTGAAGACAATTATTATTATCAGATGGTTTCCAATATTCGGAAATTCAAAGGGGTCGATCGCAAGTGCAATTGGCGCGATGATGCCGGCGACACACGCCACCGCAACCATCCCGGCTATGCCTCGGCTGGTCCATACGTCAACGAGTGGGGCCGCAATGATATAGTTTCCTGTGGTGTTTCTCTTGAAGAAACCAATTTGATTTTTACCGCTGAAACTGCGGAGGCTCTGCCGCCCCCTCAGGGAACCACATGGATGAACCTGCTTATTCGCAATTCGCGCGAAAGAGATGACGGGTGGGAAGGATTCCACTTTCGGATTCGTCCAAAGGATCGGGACACTGCAGACTTTCTTGCCTTCGAGGATGGCGAGTGGAAAACTGTTGCGGCGGTTTCGGCTTCAACAACGGAGAAAACGGTTTCGTTCACTGTGCCGGTTTCAATGATTGGAAAAAGTTTTCGAGCCCTGGAAATCAAATGGTTCGATCATATGCCCGAGCCGCTCGATATTCTCGATTTTCAGGACCATGGAGATACCGCACCGAACAATCGTTTCCGGTATGTATGGGAGAAGTGATGATGACGAAAATAATCGTTATTTTTCTGTTTCCGGTTTTTTTGCGGGTGGAGTGTCACACACCCGGAATATTCTATTGATCTATACGGACGATCACAGTTATGCCCCTTTGGGTGCAGGGCATTTCCAGTGATTCAAAAAGTCTGAACATCGACGCGGTGGGGCGGTGTGCGTATGGCCGACGGCGGCAACACGGCGGCACCGCAGTGCGACGGCTCAATAAACGGACAATATCAGAGTAAGCTGGATATTGAGTTCGGCAATTCATTTCTGATGATGACCCAATTCCGTCAAGGATTGCCTCGCAGAGTATTGGCAAATTCCGGGTCGGTCGGCTCCAATTGCCTTGAAAGATACTCGCGGGCATTTTCGCTTAACATTCCCATTTGGTCTATCTCTGTCAGCCATGCTTTAATTGCGGCAGGATTTTCTGAGTAGAGCTGATGATAAAGGCTGAAGATCAGCGGAGTGAACTCATTCTCGGTAAAAACGAACGATTCGAAATACCCGTATGCGCTTTCCAGATTTTTTTCTATCAGTTTCTGGAGTCCCGATACCACAAGATCCTGGTAGCGGGGATCTCGGCTGTGGTTCGCCGCCAGTTCGTTCAGTGCTTCTGCAGGATTTTCATCTGTTTTTCGTGCGAGTATGCTGAAAGTGACTACTTCCCGCAGATCATTCGACGGCAGCGAGTCCCGCCATTCAAGAGCTTCCTCTTCCGGAAGTTGACCAGCAATCGCGGCTGCCGCTCCGAAACGTGTTTCATGATCGGTGATGCACTCCAGCATTTCGCCGGATAGCTTCAAGTCAGATTCAGCCATTCCGGTAATGGCCGCAGCGATAAGTCGGTCATAGGCCTCCAAAACAAATGCTTCCTTGGACTGGGCCAGCCAGTCAATCGTTTGGGAGGGAGCCAGCTCTGCTGATCTTCTCACCAACACGTCAAACCAATCGTCCCGTAGATTTGTATCCCAGCTGGCCAGTGCATAGTTCATGGATTCATCTGCATCAAAATCGATCCAGCGATAATGCACGGCAATCAGTCCGCGACGACGATAGCGGAAATCTTCAATCCGGTTGACTGCTTTTAGGTAGATCGGGATATCGTTCGGCGACATTTTCTGGATCAGCAGGTGAAGCTGGTATTCTGCATTGATGTCGTCGGTATCGATGATGGCCTGCATGGCAGAAAATAATCTGTCTTCTTGGTTTTTCTTTTTATCCTCTTCGGCAGTTTCCTGCAGCGGAAGGGGGGTGGAAAATGCCGGGGTGACGCATTCTGTTTCTGATGAAGCCGGAGAATGTTCAGGATCGGAGCTTCTGTCTGGCAGTAGAAAGAATGCAAGCATTCCTGTCAGAAGAACAAGTGCCATGACAACTGCAATATTTCTGCCTGTTTTCATGGTCGAATTTACAGGCCCCATAGGTCATTTTCACATACTTGGCGTATTTGCGTGGGATTTCCAAACAGGAAGTAAACGTCTCCCCGGAATTCTTCATAGGCATTCAGAGACTCAAGAGTAACCAAATGAAGCATTCCCGTGGCAACGAATCGTGCTCCAAACCACTCCAAGGTAGATGTGCGCAGAGAGTCTCGCAGTTCGGCACCGTATACACGGTCATCGGTGTAAAGTACAGCTCCTGTGGACCGGTTTCGACCTACGATGCATGTGTTGTTGAAGCCGCTTGCGGGATAATAGCATCCTATAGCCATCTTGTTGCCGCCGATATCTTGATTTTGTGCCAGAATCAAAAGCCGCTTGCCTGGAGTTCCGTAGCTTTCCAGTCCGGTTCCATAGTCATCAGCAGTCCGATTGCGCAACGTCTGGTTGTTGTAGACATTGACAACATTCAACCAGTTGCCGGAGCGATCTGCCATCTGCCAGTTTCCGTTGTTATCAATCCATCGTGTGACTGTGAAAGGAGATCGATCTGTGTCAAATCGCACTGCCATCGAACAGCTGATGTTCGACAGGTAGTAAGTCAAGTCTGGATGACTGCCTGAGGGGTTTGTATTGGAAATGTCGGTTACAGATCCATTGACTGGGTCCAGCACTGTCGCTCCTGGCCCAAATTGACGGAAGCATTCCCCTGACGGTCCGCGTACCAGCGAATAGGTGAACATGTGTCGGAAAATCGGTATATCATATGTTATTCCCTGGACCCGTTCGTATCTACCCCAATAGTCAAATTCACTTTTAACTTCCGCATCTTGTTTTCCAGGCAGGTTTTCTTCGTCTATTGGATCGGTATCGCTGTTGCCGTTGTCGTTTGTGTACGGGTCGGCCCCGATGTTTTCCCAGCGGGTGAAGTCGTACAACCCGTCTCCATGCCAGAGGGCGCACGGACGAGACTGAATAGCCATTACAGAACTGTTGGCTATAATTGTCGAAGGTGTGCCTAGAGTTTCATTGAAGCCTGCCTGTGTGGGATTATACCTGTCGGAGTGTAGGCGATCACGAATGGAGCTCTGGCCCATACGACCATACATATCCGCATTCGGTCCCATAAGATCGGTGCCGCCAACAATAATTTGGTTAATGGCCCCTCCACCATAGGAGGTGATGCCAAGTGTAATGTTATTATAGGTTATGCTATGCGTTGTAACGGTTGGGTTGCTCGGAGCTATCACGGCTCCTCTGCCGATTTGACCGAGCAGGCAGGCCATTGTAAGGGCCGTGATGAGATAATCTTTTATGTCTTTTTGTATCATCGCGTTTCTCCGTGTTGGGTGAAAGCGTAGTGCGTTTCGTCTTACTAACGCCTTATTTTATAAGATTATGCTCTTGTTTACAGTAATCAATTGTTTAGTGTCAAAGTTTTGTTAAATTTAATTTCAACAAAGATAGTCGCGTTATATTTAGGTGTGTGTGGTTGAATCGTAATTATTGTGATATGTGAAAACTTTATTTGTCCAGTATCTGAGTGTCTGAAGAAAATAAGGGAAGGTGGACTTCGCATTCGGCGCAAACTGTGTCGATTTCGAAAATAATTTCGGTCCGTTTCGGTACTGTTTGGAATGTTTTGTTCGATTCATGAATAAATAACTGGTTTCCGTAGAATTTTATGATTCAATGAAACTGTTTACAGTGTTTGGTTTTGGAGGTTTGATATGGTTAAGAAGTGCTTTTTCGGAATTTCAGCGATGGCAGCTTGCGCGTTGGCGGACAAGCCGATGAACGTGGTGTTTATTCTGGCGGATGATCTGGGATGGTCGGATACCACGCTGTATGGGCATACGAGCCTTTACAAAACACCGAATATTGAGCGGCTGGCGAAGCGCGGTATGACGTTTACGCGGGCGCATTCCAACAGCCCGCTCTGTTCGCCGACACGCGCGAGTATTCTGACCGGGCAGACACCCGCACGTCACGGGTCGACTGCGCCGCAGCACCATCTTGGGACCATGCGGATGGAGCCCTCGGTTAAGCCGTCGGCTCCGCCCGGCAGCAAGGCGCTTGAGACCGAGTCGGTGACGCGCCTCGACACGGCTTTTCCAACCCTTGGAAAAATGGTTCAGGATGCCGGGTACAAAACCGCGCATTTTGGAAAATGGCACCTTGGTCCGGAGCCGTACAGCCCGCTGGAGCACGGTTTTGATGTCGACATCCCGCACTGGCACGGTCCGGGACCGAAGGGCAGTTTTGTTGCGCCGTGGAGCTACCCGCGGCTGCAGCCCAAATCGCCGAAAGAGCACATTGAAGACCGCATGGCCGAAGAGGCCGTAAAATGGCTGGGTTCGGTAGGCAAAAAGCCGTTTTTTATGAACTACTGGCAATTCTCGGTTCATGCGCCGTTTGATGCCAAGGAAGAGCTGATTGAGAAATACCGCAAGGAAATAAACCCCAACGATCCGCAACGCTGCCCGGTTTATGCGGCAATGGTGCATTCGCTCGACGATGCGGTCGGCACGTTGCTCGATGCCATTGACGCAAACGGACTGAGCGATGAAACAATTATCGTTTTTACATCGGATAACGGGGGCAATATGTACAACGAGGTCGAAGGTGAAACCCCGACCAGCAATGCGCCGTTGCGCGGCGGAAAAGCGACGATGTTTGAGGGCGGAATTCGTGTGCCGTGTGTAGTCGTCTGGCCGGGCGTCACGACGCCGGAAAGCCGCTGCGATGAAATCATTCAACTGTCCGATTTTTATCCCACACTGCTGAACGGTCTCGATATTGATCTCCCTGCAGACTGGCCGATTGACGGTGTCGATCTGATGCCGGCACTGAAAGGCGGCACGCTGGGGCGCGATGCCATCTTTACCTATTTTCCGCATTCACCTCCGATTCCGGACTGGCTGCCGCCGGCGATGTCGGTCCATTCCGGAGACTGGAAGCTGATCCGGCTGTTCTGTCAGGGAGAAAACGGCGCGCATGATTATCGGTTGTATAATCTGAAGGAAGACATCGGGGAGAAAAATAATCTGGCGGCGTCCTATCCGGAAAAAGTCAGAACGCTCGATCGGATGATCGAAAACTATATTGAAGAATCCGGCGCGGTGGTTCCGCAGCCCAATCCGAAGTTTAATCCGAAAATGTACGCACCGGAAAATATCGGGGTGCCGAAAGACAAGCAGAAACTGAAAGGGGAGGTGGCCGGATGGATCGGGGCCGGAACCTGCTCTCTGGAGCAGGGAGAAGGAACTCTGGTTGTCAACAGTCGCGGTGAAGACCCGTTTTTGAGTGCGCAGAGGTTTGATGCGGTTAAAGGCGGGCCGTTTAGAATTTGTTTCAGCATGAAGTCCGATTCCAAAGGGACCGGAACAGTGTATTATAACAAACCGGCAGCCGCCGGACGCACGGTGTCATTTCCGGTCCATCACGACGGTGCATATCATGAATATGAGGTAAGCATTCCGGTGGATATGCTGAATGCCGTACGCCTCGATCCATCACGCGGTCCGGGTCGTATGGAAATTGATTGGATTAGAGTTTTTAACAGCTCAGGTGAAGCCGTTTGTGAGTGGGCTTTTTAACGAAAAGGCATTCGTGTTTCGTTAGTTCTAAAGGTCGATTCGCGAATGACCAGCTCTGCGGGAACTTCATAGAAGCCGGGAGTGTAGGGCTTTTGT of Tichowtungia aerotolerans contains these proteins:
- a CDS encoding integrase, with amino-acid sequence MSCESKQEYIEVQRRRYCRVAKAYKTRLLDEVCEVCGYDRKYAIKLLGRSKQPSKKKRGRKSEYDDPELTKALKRLWLKSGQMCSKRLKQALPLWLNHYKKHHGDLAVGCRKKLLQISQASIDRLLKPYKAQQRRKCNTGTKPGTLLKNQIPIRTSNEDIDRPGYLEADTVAHCGGSMSGEFIWSVTYTDIKTGWTALRAVWNKGYEGVRNQTQDVELSLPFKIPGFDCDNESEFLNHHLTRYFLHREQPVHFTRSRPYRKNDNAHVEQKNWPHVRELLGYDRLDNPAMLKELNRLYQEWEQLNNFFKPSLKLKSKMRQKSRYIKTYDTPAPPFQRLKASGILSDKQEKVLQEQYESLDPFELEQRIQRRLKKIEKMKPAAGSPQSGAPGLPTASRSLTPLQPTGT
- a CDS encoding ISL3 family transposase; its protein translation is MPQEKIDLVGPGIKVHSVVRHGGVMIHAEYVGPVACPQCSSEQLRTKDRFVRKLRHESIGTKNTWLYLTLRKYRCEDCRRYFRARVPGLLPYRRSTEMFRQEIFMDHRDGISQQQLHRTRRIGSATVERWFHDHLELKEKMFSSRLCPTVLGIDEHFFTKKQGYATTFCDLQKHRIFEVAKGRSEHSLHSALMRMKGRERVQVVCIDLSSSYRSLARKYFPNALIVSDRFHVVRTVIRHFLDTWKLLDPVGRKNRGLLSLMRRKGENLRPEQQARLERYFEQNPAIGMVYKAKEELCELLNQKHRTQKDCRPLISRLLYWIDQLRNSPFEPLRTLGATLSSWRDEIARMWRFTRNNGITEGFHTKMELIQRRAYGFRNFSNYRLRVTGLLLSE
- a CDS encoding sulfatase — translated: MVKKCFFGISAMAACALADKPMNVVFILADDLGWSDTTLYGHTSLYKTPNIERLAKRGMTFTRAHSNSPLCSPTRASILTGQTPARHGSTAPQHHLGTMRMEPSVKPSAPPGSKALETESVTRLDTAFPTLGKMVQDAGYKTAHFGKWHLGPEPYSPLEHGFDVDIPHWHGPGPKGSFVAPWSYPRLQPKSPKEHIEDRMAEEAVKWLGSVGKKPFFMNYWQFSVHAPFDAKEELIEKYRKEINPNDPQRCPVYAAMVHSLDDAVGTLLDAIDANGLSDETIIVFTSDNGGNMYNEVEGETPTSNAPLRGGKATMFEGGIRVPCVVVWPGVTTPESRCDEIIQLSDFYPTLLNGLDIDLPADWPIDGVDLMPALKGGTLGRDAIFTYFPHSPPIPDWLPPAMSVHSGDWKLIRLFCQGENGAHDYRLYNLKEDIGEKNNLAASYPEKVRTLDRMIENYIEESGAVVPQPNPKFNPKMYAPENIGVPKDKQKLKGEVAGWIGAGTCSLEQGEGTLVVNSRGEDPFLSAQRFDAVKGGPFRICFSMKSDSKGTGTVYYNKPAAAGRTVSFPVHHDGAYHEYEVSIPVDMLNAVRLDPSRGPGRMEIDWIRVFNSSGEAVCEWAF